From the Acidithiobacillus sp. genome, the window TTGAGCATAAGATGGAAGGATAACAGGGGTGGCGATTGGACCGCCCAGGCCAAGATTACTGTGAGCTAGCAGTTTGCGGATACGGCGGATCACTTCGATTCGCCTTTCCTAACCATCAAGATGCACGCCATTCCGCAACCTGGAGGCAAACATGTCTCAAACGTACCGCAGAGCCCTTGTGGGTATGACGCTGGGGATCCTTTTAGTGGGTGGCCAAGCTAACGGTGCCGAGGGAGCCGCGGGGCCAGCCGTTCCTGCTCCCGTGTTGGGCATGCCACCCATCTCCCTCAAATCCCCCCTCTATGTGGTGGAGGTGCAGCCAGGCGTTACTCCAGAACAGATAAAAATCGCCATACAGACTGCTGCCGCGGGAGAAAACATGAACCTCGTTGGCACGCTGAACATACAGCGCGGATTGCAGCAACGGGGCATAAAAAGCAATGACACCTATGTCATTTACGAAGTATGCAATCTGTTGTTGGGGGCCAAGATACTGGTTGGCACGCCGGAATTCGGCGCCTTCGCGCCCTGCAAGATCGTGCTTTTTGAGACGAAGGGCAAGCTGAAGCTGATGACCTACCTACCCTCCTACGCGCTCAAGTATTTTCCCGAGACCGCCGAGGCGCAAAAGGTCGCGCAGGAACTGGATAAACAGATCATCTACATCATGAAACAAGCGGCCACAGGCGGCTTTTAAACAATATATACGAGGAGAGTTCGCACATGAAATTGACGCGTCGTGATTTTATGCAGATGCTGGGGTTGGCTGGTGCTGCAGGCTTTTTCGCCCCCGGCGCCATTCAGGCGGCCTGGGGCGGGGCGGGCGATCCTTACGAGATCCCCGACTATGGCAACGTGACGCTTCTGCACATGACAGACTCCCATGCCCAACTCCTGCCGGTGTGGTGGCGTGAGCCCGACACCAACATCGGGGTGGGACGGGTCCTCAACCAGCCGCCCCATCTCTGCGGCCAGTGGGTACTGGATGCCTACGATATCAAGGGCGGGACGCGGAACGGCTATGCCTATGCCTGTGTGGACTTCGACGCCCTCGCCCATCGCTTCGGCAAGACCGGCGGCTATGCCCACATTGCAAGCCTAGTGAAGCGCTACCGGGAGGCGCGCGGCGACAAGGTGATCATGCTCGACGGCGGTGACTCCTGGCAGGGGTCGGCCACCTCCC encodes:
- a CDS encoding DUF302 domain-containing protein, whose translation is MSQTYRRALVGMTLGILLVGGQANGAEGAAGPAVPAPVLGMPPISLKSPLYVVEVQPGVTPEQIKIAIQTAAAGENMNLVGTLNIQRGLQQRGIKSNDTYVIYEVCNLLLGAKILVGTPEFGAFAPCKIVLFETKGKLKLMTYLPSYALKYFPETAEAQKVAQELDKQIIYIMKQAATGGF